In a genomic window of Erigeron canadensis isolate Cc75 chromosome 5, C_canadensis_v1, whole genome shotgun sequence:
- the LOC122599835 gene encoding zinc finger CCCH domain-containing protein 18, which yields MDFSESTKVVYDRIQKLEPEKVSKIIGYLLLQDHGEREMIRLAFGPDNLIHSLIKNAKTHLNLAPSSAALPILPPGLNSVSSLPIKFTPFSPGCQSLTVYPASFPEDYHIQNQLRFMSLDDHIEPANGLNFVSNNYYYSEPTLSPRINRRSPSLPELPIKICHYFVKGSCRHGNSCRYSHVNPMPETLYQIFSPGSNEDDNVFSHGCLNKLEMELTELLKARRGFPVSIASLPMLYYEKFGRTLQAEGYLTESQRHGKAGYSLTKLLARLKGITLIDRPHGQHSVILADEIAKYVDYNGDRNEQGGIVAGSKQIYLTFPAESTFTEQDVSNYFKKFGPVHDVRIPCQQKRMFGFVTFAFGETVKEILSKGNPHFVCGARVLVKPYREKSRDDRKVGDKFQHTMYYGAHSLDAESELQSMSKISDSLPSPVLTAKHASELTSFGYSLEELQLSEGNRGEMNFSAAERFGHLFDVFNYGSAGEERIWQINTKYNEKENIQGRALPDSPFASALGSGISTAT from the exons ATGGACTTCTCAGAATCTACAAAAGTTGTATATGATAGGATCCAGAAGCTGGAACCCGAAAAAGTCTCCAAGATTATTGGTTATCTTCTGTTGCAAGATCATGGTGAAAGAGAGATGATAAGACTAGCTTTTGGCCCTGATAATTTAATCCACTCTTTGatcaaaaatgcaaaaacacATCTCAATTTAGCACCAAGCTCAGCTGCTTTACCTATTTTGCCTCCCGGGCTAAATTCTGTATCGAGTTTGCCCATAAAGTTCACACCTTTTTCTCCTGGCTGCCAATCTTTAACGGTTTATCCTGCTTCGTTTCCTGAAGATTACCACATTCAAAACCAACTTCGTTTCATGTCATTAGACGATCATATCGAGCCTGCAAATGGGCTAAATTTTGTTAGCAACAACTATTACTATTCTGAACCTACATTGAGTCCTAGAATCAATAGAAGGTCTCCTAGTTTACCTGAATTGCCTATCAAGATTTGCCATTACTTCGTGAAAGGCTCCTGTAGGCATGGAAACAGCTGTAGGTATTCTCATGTTAATCCTATGCCCGAAACGCTCTATCAGATCTTTAGCCCTGGTTCAAATGAAGACGATAATGTCTTTTCGCATGGGTGTCTCAACAAACTAGAGATGGAACTAACTGAACTCTTGAAGGCAAGAAGAGGGTTTCCTGTTTCTATTGCTTCTTTGCCAATGTTGTATTATGAGAAATTTGGAAGAACGCTTCAAGCTGAGGGCTATCTAACTGAGAGCCAGAGGCATGGGAAAGCTGGTTATAGTTTGACTAAGCTTCTTGCACGGCTCAAAGGAATAACTCTCATCGATAG GCCTCATGGGCAACATTCAGTCATTTTAGCTGATGAAATTGCCAAGTATGTCGACTACAATGGAGATAGAAATGAACAAGGTGGTATAGTCGCAGGTTCTAAGCAGATATATCTGACTTTTCCGGCTGAGAGTACTTTCACAGAGCAAGATGTTTCAAACTATTTCAA AAAATTTGGGCCTGTTCATGATGTGAGGATTCCATGTCAGCAAAAGAGAATGTTCGGATTTGTAACCTTTGCTTTTGGGGAGACTGTTAAGGAGATTCTGAGTAAAGGCAACCCACATTTTGTGTGTGGTGCACGAGTATTGGTCAAACCATACCGTGAAAAGTCAAGGGACGATAG GAAAGTTGGAGATAAATTTCAGCATACTATGTACTATGGTGCTCACAGTCTTGACGCAGAATCTGAGCTTCAATCAA TGTCCAAAATTAGCGATAGTTTGCCATCACCTGTGCTAACAGCAAAACACGCTAGTGAATTGACGTCCTTTGGCTACTCACTCGAAGAGTTGCAGCTGTCAGAAG GTAATAGAGGGGAGATGAATTTCTCTGCTGCAGAGCGATTTGGTcatttgtttgatgtttttaaCTACGGTTCAGCTGGTGAGGAAAGAATTTGGCAGATAAATACCAAATACAACGAGAAGGAGAA CATTCAGGGACGTGCTCTTCCTGATAGTCCATTTGCATCTGCATTAGGCAGTGGCATATCGACAGCTACATGA